The Pelagibacterium halotolerans B2 genome has a segment encoding these proteins:
- a CDS encoding IclR family transcriptional regulator, producing MSSVLDGKVIDEKEFNSAIARGFAVLECFDSQNVEMTLSQVAARTGLSPATARRCLYTLSILGYVRQHGRKFTLGARVLTLSSSYMRSSQIDEFLLPELRQLVDVFGDASSVAILDENMVLYLAHTSRQSAVRPIAAIGARYPAHATSLGKVLLAHADSTTQNRFLATAPFKAMTDRTVTDQAEMLQVLKEAKRLGYALGIDELDYGIASIAVPVFDSEGRAVAAINTSGYSGRLSAEALIEERLSLLLQASRNITAKLSQYPVLVKTALTPAGH from the coding sequence ATGTCAAGTGTCCTGGATGGCAAGGTTATCGATGAGAAAGAATTCAACTCCGCCATCGCCAGAGGCTTTGCCGTTCTGGAGTGCTTTGACAGCCAGAATGTCGAGATGACGCTATCCCAGGTCGCCGCGCGCACCGGGCTGTCGCCGGCGACGGCAAGGCGATGCCTCTATACGCTGTCGATCCTGGGATATGTGCGGCAGCATGGCCGCAAGTTCACGCTGGGCGCGCGGGTCTTAACGCTGAGTTCGTCCTATATGCGCTCAAGCCAGATCGATGAATTTCTGCTCCCCGAATTGCGCCAGCTTGTCGATGTGTTCGGCGATGCCTCGTCGGTGGCGATCCTTGACGAGAACATGGTGCTCTATCTCGCCCACACCTCGCGCCAAAGCGCCGTCCGGCCCATCGCAGCAATCGGCGCGCGCTACCCTGCGCATGCCACCTCGCTGGGGAAGGTGTTGTTGGCCCATGCCGATTCGACCACCCAGAATCGGTTTCTTGCAACGGCGCCTTTCAAGGCGATGACCGACCGTACAGTTACCGATCAGGCAGAGATGCTCCAGGTTCTCAAGGAGGCCAAACGCCTTGGCTACGCGCTGGGGATCGATGAACTCGATTATGGCATCGCCTCGATCGCCGTTCCGGTGTTCGACAGCGAGGGCCGGGCGGTGGCGGCAATCAACACGTCGGGATACAGCGGACGGCTATCGGCGGAGGCCCTGATCGAAGAGCGCCTGTCCCTGCTGCTTCAGGCATCGCGCAACATCACCGCAAAGCTGTCTCAATACCCGGTTCTGGTCAAAACCGCCCTCACCCCGGCCGGACACTAG
- a CDS encoding citryl-CoA lyase encodes MKIGPNSTRQTSISTATPDQIVIRGMDLCEDLIGKISFTQHTWLLVTGTMPSEAQTRALDAALVAIAEHGLVPSVQAARVTYAAAPEALQGAVAAGLLGCGSVILGAAEAAGAFLQQCIDAGGDRRSAIEKVVSDLRSQKKAIPGYGHPYHKAHDPRTGRLIEVARELGIFGQHFETALLAEKVIPEITGRALVLNVSGAIPSLLLDAGYPLLGMKGVPILARTASLIAHILEERNNPIGFALTEAGSDVISYSGEVPEGFVERTGE; translated from the coding sequence ATGAAGATCGGTCCAAACTCGACACGACAAACAAGCATTTCAACGGCAACACCGGATCAGATCGTCATTCGCGGCATGGATTTGTGCGAAGATCTGATCGGCAAGATTTCGTTTACCCAGCACACCTGGCTGCTGGTAACCGGCACCATGCCCTCCGAGGCGCAGACAAGAGCGCTCGACGCTGCGCTGGTAGCGATTGCCGAGCACGGGCTCGTGCCATCGGTTCAGGCTGCGCGCGTAACCTATGCGGCCGCGCCTGAAGCCTTGCAGGGCGCTGTGGCCGCCGGCCTTTTGGGTTGTGGATCGGTGATTTTGGGCGCCGCCGAGGCGGCAGGCGCGTTCTTGCAGCAATGTATCGATGCGGGTGGCGACCGACGCTCCGCCATTGAAAAGGTGGTTTCGGATCTGCGCAGCCAGAAGAAGGCGATTCCCGGCTACGGCCATCCCTATCACAAGGCACACGATCCCCGGACCGGACGGCTGATCGAGGTTGCGCGTGAACTCGGCATTTTTGGGCAGCACTTTGAAACCGCGCTGCTCGCCGAAAAGGTCATTCCTGAAATCACCGGCCGGGCGCTGGTGCTCAATGTGTCAGGTGCCATCCCTTCGCTGCTTCTGGACGCCGGCTATCCGCTGCTCGGCATGAAGGGGGTTCCGATTCTGGCGCGCACGGCCAGCCTGATTGCCCACATCCTCGAAGAACGCAACAATCCCATTGGTTTTGCCCTGACCGAGGCCGGGTCCGACGTCATTTCCTATTCCGGCGAAGTCCCCGAAGGCTTCGTTGAACGGACGGGGGAGTGA
- a CDS encoding helix-turn-helix domain-containing protein: MQMHIARLEQARTSLTGSPPISSDRRSMGVEMRREGPFSASFGATSDLLIIRHVGGEMAADVYYSDRVYTRTLAQGGVLVVPPNSAFRLRVGETGINLYAALALSRGIAGTRSPERRADLSRPLMLTSDEVLDGLLDMAKDLFDLPMGAGSGMLDNLASTILSHLASIQSERSDDRHHVPPNPHRISSATVTRALEYMIGNLDRSITLSDVGRHVRCSASHLGRLFKTHLKASPHRYLLGLRVERAQLLLAATRLPIAHVALECGFASQEHLTRHFRRLSGTTPAAYRRAQGET; the protein is encoded by the coding sequence ATGCAGATGCATATTGCGCGGTTGGAACAAGCCCGCACGTCGCTCACAGGTTCGCCGCCAATTTCCAGCGATCGCCGCAGCATGGGCGTCGAGATGCGCCGCGAAGGACCCTTTTCCGCTTCCTTCGGCGCGACTTCGGACCTTCTCATTATTCGCCATGTGGGCGGGGAGATGGCGGCCGATGTCTATTATTCCGACAGGGTATATACACGCACGCTTGCACAGGGTGGCGTGCTGGTCGTGCCTCCCAATAGCGCATTCAGGCTGCGGGTTGGAGAAACCGGCATAAATCTCTATGCGGCGCTTGCCCTGTCGCGGGGAATCGCGGGGACGCGTTCGCCCGAGCGACGGGCCGACCTGAGCCGCCCGCTGATGCTGACCTCTGATGAGGTACTCGACGGCCTGCTGGACATGGCAAAGGATCTGTTCGACCTTCCCATGGGCGCCGGCTCGGGTATGCTCGACAATCTGGCGAGCACCATCCTGAGCCATCTGGCCAGCATCCAGTCCGAGCGGAGTGACGATCGTCACCATGTACCCCCGAACCCTCACAGGATCTCCAGCGCGACAGTCACGCGCGCCTTGGAATACATGATCGGCAATCTCGACCGCTCGATCACCCTGAGCGACGTCGGCAGGCATGTCAGGTGCAGCGCCTCACACCTTGGGAGGCTGTTCAAGACGCATTTGAAAGCATCGCCCCACCGCTACCTGCTGGGCTTGCGCGTCGAAAGAGCGCAATTGCTGCTGGCGGCAACGCGACTGCCCATCGCCCATGTGGCGCTCGAATGCGGATTTGCGAGCCAGGAACATCTCACCCGTCACTTCCGCCGCCTCAGTGGTACGACCCCCGCCGCCTACCGGCGCGCGCAGGGCGAAACGTAG
- a CDS encoding DUF6152 family protein, with the protein MMSIKKALFGGIACGCILAASAVPSLAHHSFAMFDGSQVKVFTGVVTRINPDANHLQIFFAPLDDARRAVIRDDNGEPQIWAVEMNGAAQAAQDGISVNGFAPGTIFSIGLHPLRNGQPGGDRGESALYKCPANTPPDAGEHCWDVEGSTAHGDGEIPHEGELQEEYVPE; encoded by the coding sequence ATGATGAGTATCAAGAAAGCCTTGTTTGGCGGGATCGCTTGTGGGTGCATCCTGGCTGCAAGCGCGGTGCCCAGTCTCGCGCACCATTCGTTTGCCATGTTCGACGGCAGTCAGGTCAAGGTGTTCACCGGCGTGGTGACGCGGATCAACCCCGATGCCAACCACCTGCAGATCTTTTTCGCCCCGCTCGACGACGCGCGGCGGGCGGTGATCCGGGACGACAATGGCGAGCCCCAGATCTGGGCGGTTGAGATGAACGGTGCGGCCCAGGCCGCCCAGGACGGCATTTCGGTCAACGGCTTTGCTCCGGGTACGATCTTTTCGATCGGGCTGCACCCGCTGCGGAACGGTCAGCCGGGCGGTGATCGCGGCGAATCCGCGCTCTACAAATGCCCGGCCAATACTCCGCCGGACGCCGGAGAACACTGCTGGGATGTTGAAGGTTCGACCGCGCACGGCGATGGCGAAATTCCTCACGAGGGCGAACTCCAAGAGGAATACGTCCCCGAATAG
- a CDS encoding CaiB/BaiF CoA transferase family protein — MDMPLKNIKVLEQGTFITGPCAGMMLADLGADVIKVESPDSGDPYRTYQEGNYSPHFQAYNRNKRSIALNLKSEADKKIFDELVAEADVFIQNFRPGAAERMGAGFERLSKINPKLIYCSISGFGKDGPYRDRPSYDSVAQALSGFLGIVTDREHPRFLGPALADSITGIYAAYGALGALVSRGMDGKGRLVEVSMLEAMTHFAIEPFTALFALGTAPVGMDRPRLAQAHILKTRDDKLVAIHLSSPEKFWDQLIDAFDAPHLRQDPRFATRLARIDNYEALGEELTAITRQRDRAEWAAIMEKFDVPFAAVNEVEEVVGDPQVNHLDLIVPMEKTGDDAADRAVRPAVTVDGKPFLDVRPAPRLDADGDAIRQSLASGKGWPGPDGRKRGRTEAAQ, encoded by the coding sequence ATGGATATGCCGTTGAAAAACATAAAGGTTCTCGAACAGGGCACGTTCATCACCGGCCCTTGTGCAGGTATGATGCTGGCCGATCTTGGCGCCGATGTCATCAAGGTGGAGTCGCCCGATAGCGGGGACCCGTATCGCACCTATCAGGAAGGCAATTACTCGCCTCACTTCCAGGCCTATAACCGCAACAAGCGTTCGATCGCGCTGAATCTCAAATCCGAAGCGGACAAGAAAATCTTCGACGAACTGGTCGCGGAGGCCGATGTCTTCATTCAGAATTTCCGCCCCGGTGCCGCCGAGCGCATGGGTGCCGGCTTTGAGCGGCTATCCAAGATCAACCCAAAGCTGATCTATTGCTCGATTTCGGGCTTCGGCAAGGACGGCCCCTATCGGGATCGCCCAAGCTACGATTCCGTTGCTCAGGCATTGAGCGGATTTCTTGGCATCGTCACCGATCGTGAGCACCCGCGCTTTCTCGGGCCGGCGCTCGCCGACTCCATCACCGGCATTTATGCCGCCTATGGTGCTCTTGGCGCGCTTGTGAGCCGGGGAATGGATGGAAAGGGGCGTCTTGTCGAAGTCTCGATGCTCGAAGCCATGACCCATTTCGCAATCGAGCCTTTTACCGCACTGTTTGCGCTGGGCACCGCCCCGGTGGGGATGGATCGACCGAGACTGGCGCAGGCCCATATCCTCAAGACCCGTGACGACAAGTTGGTGGCGATCCATCTTTCAAGTCCCGAAAAATTCTGGGACCAACTCATCGACGCGTTCGACGCGCCGCATTTGCGGCAAGATCCCCGTTTTGCCACACGGCTCGCCCGCATCGATAATTACGAGGCGCTCGGGGAAGAGCTCACTGCCATAACCCGCCAGCGCGACCGTGCCGAATGGGCTGCGATCATGGAGAAGTTCGACGTCCCCTTCGCCGCGGTCAACGAGGTTGAGGAGGTGGTGGGTGACCCGCAGGTCAACCATCTCGATCTCATCGTCCCTATGGAGAAAACGGGTGACGACGCGGCAGACCGGGCCGTACGCCCCGCGGTTACCGTCGATGGCAAGCCGTTTCTTGACGTTCGTCCCGCCCCCCGGCTCGACGCCGACGGCGATGCAATTCGCCAGAGCCTGGCCAGTGGGAAAGGTTGGCCGGGTCCCGATGGCCGCAAGCGCGGACGGACCGAGGCGGCACAATAG
- a CDS encoding alpha/beta hydrolase domain-containing protein, which produces MTKLVSANAGRPLGHAAFKSLAMGGIAALVLAIAAPAAFAQSVPALPEVEGPIGSSADDMQHPSRRGPTLGQDTPQAWPAYGEPEFHNYIEDEFFISGEANGAPYTTRIVVRRPADIDDFSGYASIETLHPAQSAQMWMATRVGGMMNGHAYIEVVNTPGLIGSLQAYNGERYAGLSIEGAVTEEGQTDPAQNEIIAQVAYLMQTANPLGDEWNVEHMVISGASATSRTAMNFMEQENGNAAYQMDDGSSLIDAMYVWDTNGPSQDVLDSVYDVPVIILATQTEWDDGTRTFPADSEDYRLYQVAGMPHLESREMYEAGWNECTLPIDNFMFNAMVFMGLDYMHGWLEEGQEPPMAERIEFEGDAENAAIVLDEHGNAAGGMRSPQVEVPWETFSTPNEGNFVCGLMGTATPLPDDQLAQMYPTPAEYAAQLVAQTSRLIDEGWFPPEYIFEISAEIERFASRGNTND; this is translated from the coding sequence ATGACCAAACTCGTTTCCGCCAACGCGGGCCGGCCCCTCGGTCACGCTGCGTTCAAGTCCTTAGCCATGGGCGGCATTGCCGCTCTCGTTCTGGCGATTGCCGCGCCGGCCGCGTTCGCCCAATCGGTTCCGGCCCTGCCCGAGGTAGAGGGCCCTATCGGGTCGAGCGCTGACGACATGCAGCACCCCAGCCGCCGCGGTCCGACGCTGGGCCAGGACACACCTCAGGCATGGCCGGCTTATGGCGAACCGGAGTTTCACAACTACATCGAAGACGAGTTCTTCATCTCCGGCGAGGCCAATGGTGCCCCTTATACGACGCGTATCGTGGTCCGCCGCCCCGCCGACATCGATGATTTCTCGGGCTATGCATCCATCGAAACGCTGCATCCGGCCCAATCGGCCCAGATGTGGATGGCCACCCGCGTCGGGGGCATGATGAACGGGCATGCCTATATCGAAGTGGTCAACACGCCCGGCCTGATCGGCAGCCTGCAAGCCTATAACGGGGAGCGCTACGCCGGTCTCTCTATTGAAGGGGCCGTCACCGAGGAGGGTCAGACCGATCCCGCCCAGAACGAAATCATCGCGCAGGTCGCCTATCTCATGCAGACCGCGAACCCGCTCGGAGACGAGTGGAATGTCGAGCACATGGTGATCAGCGGCGCTTCGGCGACCTCGCGCACCGCCATGAACTTCATGGAACAGGAAAACGGCAACGCGGCCTACCAGATGGACGACGGTTCGAGCCTGATCGACGCCATGTATGTCTGGGATACCAATGGCCCCTCCCAGGATGTGCTCGATAGCGTCTATGACGTGCCGGTCATCATCCTCGCCACCCAGACAGAGTGGGATGACGGCACGCGAACCTTCCCTGCCGATTCAGAGGATTACCGCCTCTACCAGGTCGCCGGCATGCCGCATCTGGAATCGCGCGAGATGTATGAGGCAGGCTGGAACGAATGCACCCTGCCCATCGATAACTTCATGTTCAACGCCATGGTCTTTATGGGCCTGGACTACATGCATGGCTGGCTCGAAGAGGGCCAGGAGCCGCCCATGGCCGAGCGGATCGAATTCGAAGGCGATGCGGAAAACGCCGCCATTGTTCTCGACGAACACGGCAACGCCGCCGGTGGCATGCGCAGCCCGCAGGTCGAGGTCCCCTGGGAAACCTTCTCGACCCCCAATGAGGGCAATTTCGTCTGCGGCCTGATGGGTACAGCCACCCCATTGCCCGACGATCAACTCGCCCAGATGTATCCCACTCCCGCCGAGTACGCGGCGCAACTGGTTGCCCAGACAAGCCGGCTGATCGATGAGGGGTGGTTCCCGCCCGAATACATTTTCGAGATCAGCGCCGAAATCGAGCGCTTCGCCTCGCGTGGCAATACCAACGACTGA
- a CDS encoding VOC family protein, producing the protein MSQRPNTNKPAKGLDGNHHITGITADVQANVDFWSRIMGLRFIKKTLNFETTFRYHTYYSDADGTRGSVVTFLEFNDAPKANPGKGNHAAAILRVRSHEALDYWMDRLTNEQIYSELMRLDPTQPRRLVFQDFEGHTVELMATDAKDKPLAFPAQDIPEAYRVTGIEGIRSYTTLDELQPYAEHMGFVRNDAMQRYELNGDTKSARWYTAPAPEGSFQEIGVGLWHHLALDADEDLSGWRDYSHSGPIPTTPVYDHHVFDSCYTQTPGGIIELCSAGPGFLVDQSASELGERLALSKRVEPLRARLERELTPITNPRRPDGSLKSEPAAAGDKSKTGKEKVAG; encoded by the coding sequence GTGTCTCAGCGTCCCAATACCAACAAGCCGGCCAAAGGTCTGGACGGCAATCACCACATCACCGGGATCACGGCCGACGTGCAGGCCAATGTGGATTTCTGGAGCCGCATAATGGGTCTGCGCTTCATCAAGAAGACCCTCAATTTTGAAACGACCTTCCGCTATCACACCTATTACAGCGATGCGGACGGCACCCGGGGCAGCGTTGTTACCTTCCTCGAATTCAACGATGCACCCAAGGCCAATCCGGGCAAGGGCAACCATGCGGCGGCCATCCTGCGCGTGCGCAGCCACGAGGCCCTCGACTATTGGATGGATCGCCTCACCAACGAACAGATCTATTCGGAGCTGATGCGACTCGATCCCACGCAGCCGCGCCGCCTGGTTTTCCAGGATTTCGAGGGTCATACGGTTGAACTTATGGCGACCGACGCCAAGGACAAGCCGCTGGCTTTCCCGGCGCAGGACATTCCTGAGGCTTACCGGGTCACCGGCATCGAGGGCATTCGGTCCTACACCACCCTCGACGAGCTTCAGCCCTATGCCGAACACATGGGCTTCGTGCGCAACGACGCCATGCAGCGCTATGAGCTCAACGGCGACACCAAGAGCGCGCGCTGGTACACGGCGCCCGCGCCCGAAGGCTCGTTCCAGGAGATCGGTGTGGGCCTATGGCATCACCTGGCGCTGGATGCCGACGAGGATCTTTCGGGCTGGCGCGATTATTCGCATTCCGGTCCCATCCCGACGACGCCCGTCTATGACCACCATGTGTTCGATAGCTGCTACACCCAGACGCCGGGCGGTATTATTGAATTGTGCAGCGCGGGTCCGGGCTTCCTGGTGGACCAGAGCGCGAGCGAGCTCGGCGAGCGCCTGGCGCTATCAAAGAGGGTCGAACCGCTCCGCGCACGGCTCGAGCGTGAGTTGACCCCAATCACCAATCCCCGCCGTCCGGACGGCAGTCTCAAGAGCGAACCGGCTGCCGCTGGCGATAAATCAAAGACCGGCAAGGAGAAGGTGGCCGGCTAA
- a CDS encoding DUF4198 domain-containing protein, with the protein MKAIASLVVVLLAGLSGPAHAHFQTLYTPDLTVSGAMELPLKAIFWHPFIGGPNVDMPLPLEAFAINRGQRIDLLETFEEVSFEGPENSALAYDLTLPVTRAGDYVTVVVGDLYFDESSDLYVQQFTKTIVNSGGLPSDWSQPVGLPAEIVPMTKPYNVMAGSTFTGRLLSDGRPLPDYEIEIVYLSTEPDMGANAAAAPTAQAPQGGMLVATTDENGVFTVGLPRPGFWGFGALGAGPEYRHEDGTYMSQDAILWVQAVEL; encoded by the coding sequence ATGAAAGCAATTGCATCACTCGTTGTCGTCCTCTTGGCCGGGCTTTCTGGGCCCGCACATGCCCATTTCCAGACTCTCTATACGCCTGATCTGACGGTTTCAGGAGCCATGGAGTTGCCGCTCAAGGCCATATTCTGGCATCCTTTTATCGGCGGTCCGAATGTGGATATGCCATTGCCGCTCGAGGCCTTTGCCATCAATCGCGGCCAAAGGATCGATCTTCTTGAAACGTTTGAAGAAGTCTCTTTCGAAGGGCCGGAAAATTCAGCGCTCGCCTATGATCTGACCCTGCCCGTTACGCGGGCTGGTGACTATGTGACGGTGGTGGTGGGCGATCTTTATTTCGATGAGTCTTCGGACTTATATGTCCAGCAGTTCACCAAGACGATCGTTAATTCCGGCGGTCTGCCCAGCGACTGGAGCCAACCCGTTGGCCTCCCCGCCGAGATCGTTCCCATGACCAAGCCCTACAACGTCATGGCGGGTTCGACTTTCACCGGCAGGTTGTTAAGTGATGGCAGGCCGCTTCCCGATTATGAGATCGAGATCGTCTATCTGTCCACCGAGCCGGACATGGGCGCCAATGCCGCGGCAGCGCCCACGGCACAGGCGCCGCAAGGCGGAATGCTGGTGGCGACAACAGATGAGAACGGTGTTTTCACGGTCGGTCTGCCGCGCCCGGGGTTCTGGGGGTTCGGTGCGCTTGGGGCAGGGCCGGAATACCGGCACGAGGACGGAACCTACATGTCCCAGGATGCCATTCTCTGGGTTCAGGCGGTCGAACTCTAG
- a CDS encoding ABC transporter substrate-binding protein, translating to MNKLILPRGINRRRFLKGAAGAGTAIAATSLFAPAIRAQAPTIRIGYVTPQSGGLAGFAEADQMMIQMFLDAVSGGLAVGGTTYNVEVVVRDSQSNPNRAGEVAQELIVSEGVDLMLTASTPDTTNPVSTVCELEQMPCISTMAPWDAWFMGRQANPANPEGFFYTYHFFPGSADWFTTYTNMWAQLDGLNQNVGGLWPNDPDGNAFSDPNTGFPPFLANLGYNVTDPGRYANLSDDFSAQIAQFQQNDCDIVTGLMIPPDFTTYWTQSLQQGYRPPVCTMGRCILFPSAVEALGDQGHNLSTEVWWSPSHPYTSSMNSMSAAELAQAFTEETGRQWTQPIGFTHALFEVALDVLSRSADPKDLDANTDAIAATNLETIVGQVAFGRDNVPGFASANVSTTQLVGGQWRLADEGYDLVIVDNQTAPEIEVAGEMEAIA from the coding sequence ATGAACAAGCTCATTTTGCCGCGCGGCATAAATCGCCGCCGGTTCCTCAAGGGTGCAGCCGGAGCCGGTACCGCGATCGCCGCGACCAGCCTGTTCGCGCCTGCTATCCGGGCGCAGGCGCCTACCATCCGGATCGGCTATGTGACGCCGCAATCGGGTGGTCTTGCCGGCTTTGCTGAAGCCGACCAGATGATGATCCAGATGTTCCTGGATGCCGTGTCGGGTGGCCTCGCGGTCGGGGGCACCACCTATAATGTGGAAGTCGTGGTTCGCGACAGCCAGTCCAACCCCAATCGCGCCGGCGAAGTCGCCCAGGAACTGATCGTTTCCGAGGGCGTCGACCTGATGCTGACCGCTTCGACGCCGGACACGACCAACCCGGTTTCCACCGTGTGCGAGCTCGAGCAGATGCCCTGCATCTCGACCATGGCGCCGTGGGACGCATGGTTCATGGGTCGCCAGGCAAACCCTGCGAACCCCGAAGGGTTCTTTTACACCTATCACTTCTTCCCCGGCTCGGCCGATTGGTTCACGACCTATACCAATATGTGGGCCCAGCTCGATGGGCTCAACCAGAATGTCGGCGGCCTCTGGCCGAACGATCCCGATGGCAACGCCTTCTCCGATCCCAATACCGGCTTCCCGCCATTCCTCGCCAACCTGGGCTATAACGTGACCGATCCGGGCCGTTATGCCAATCTGTCGGACGATTTCTCGGCCCAGATCGCCCAGTTCCAGCAGAACGATTGCGATATCGTGACCGGACTGATGATCCCGCCCGATTTCACGACTTACTGGACCCAGTCGCTCCAGCAGGGCTATCGCCCGCCGGTCTGCACGATGGGCCGTTGCATTCTGTTCCCCTCTGCCGTCGAAGCCCTGGGTGATCAGGGGCATAACCTGTCGACAGAAGTGTGGTGGTCGCCGAGCCATCCCTACACCTCGTCGATGAACAGCATGAGTGCTGCCGAACTGGCCCAGGCCTTCACCGAGGAAACCGGTCGGCAGTGGACCCAGCCAATCGGGTTCACTCACGCTCTGTTCGAGGTCGCCCTCGACGTTCTGAGCCGCAGTGCCGATCCCAAGGATCTCGACGCGAACACGGACGCCATCGCCGCAACCAACCTCGAGACCATTGTCGGTCAGGTTGCCTTTGGTCGTGACAACGTGCCCGGCTTTGCGAGTGCCAATGTGTCGACCACTCAACTGGTCGGCGGCCAGTGGCGCCTCGCCGATGAGGGCTACGATCTCGTGATTGTCGACAATCAGACTGCGCCGGAAATCGAAGTGGCCGGCGAGATGGAAGCCATCGCCTAG
- a CDS encoding alpha/beta hydrolase has translation MDSTDSARGSMPAPMPAGPGYGLAEYGAPWHDCDRVLVTVHGRDRTSDELPISFVSQAISRVTRILAPYANSKSWYDGRYDAPRAQNADQVNAGLAQIEAAFALAGDKGIPTSKIVLAGFSQGGCMVAEYLLSGARRPAAAAIFTGSALDVAHPRQSGSGLAGLPILLSGGDADPWLPEDDLRATGALLEALGADVRFQIFPDGDHSVRSQEIALLGQLVQGVGPGT, from the coding sequence ATGGACAGCACCGACAGCGCAAGGGGGTCTATGCCCGCACCGATGCCTGCCGGCCCGGGCTATGGCCTGGCCGAGTATGGTGCGCCATGGCACGATTGCGATCGTGTGCTTGTCACCGTTCATGGCAGGGATCGGACAAGCGATGAATTGCCGATCAGCTTCGTTTCCCAGGCCATCTCCCGCGTCACGCGTATCCTGGCACCCTACGCGAACAGCAAGAGCTGGTACGATGGCCGCTATGACGCACCGCGCGCCCAAAATGCCGATCAGGTGAATGCTGGGCTCGCGCAGATCGAGGCGGCATTTGCACTGGCCGGCGATAAGGGCATCCCCACCTCGAAAATTGTCCTTGCAGGCTTTTCGCAGGGCGGATGCATGGTGGCCGAATATCTTCTGAGCGGAGCCCGACGGCCGGCAGCCGCCGCGATTTTCACAGGTAGCGCCCTCGACGTCGCCCATCCGCGCCAGTCGGGTTCCGGCCTCGCGGGATTGCCGATCCTGCTCTCGGGCGGCGATGCCGACCCCTGGCTGCCCGAGGACGACCTCAGGGCAACCGGTGCGCTGCTCGAGGCCCTGGGGGCCGATGTTCGATTTCAGATATTTCCCGACGGCGACCATTCGGTCCGCAGTCAGGAAATCGCGCTTCTGGGCCAACTCGTTCAAGGCGTTGGACCCGGAACATAA
- the wrbA gene encoding NAD(P)H:quinone oxidoreductase produces MAKILVLYYSSFGHMETMAQAAASGARETGADVTLKRVPELVPEEVARKAYYKLEQDAPFASPAELADYDGFIFGISTRFGMMASQMKNFLDQTGPLWAQGALVNKVATVMSSTAAQHGGQEQAILSTQAALQHHGIIIVPLGYAYQDQMGVDMIRGGSPYGMTTVTLSDGSRMPSDQELDGAAWQGRHLARIAKRLHG; encoded by the coding sequence ATGGCAAAAATATTGGTACTTTATTATTCGAGCTTCGGTCACATGGAGACGATGGCGCAGGCCGCGGCCAGCGGCGCGCGCGAAACTGGCGCGGACGTGACCCTGAAACGCGTGCCCGAACTCGTTCCTGAAGAGGTGGCCCGAAAGGCCTATTACAAGCTCGAGCAGGATGCGCCGTTCGCCAGTCCTGCCGAATTGGCCGACTATGACGGATTCATCTTCGGCATCTCGACCCGGTTCGGCATGATGGCCTCGCAGATGAAGAACTTCCTCGATCAGACGGGACCGCTGTGGGCCCAGGGCGCGCTTGTCAACAAGGTGGCGACGGTCATGTCCTCGACGGCTGCCCAGCACGGAGGGCAGGAACAGGCCATCTTGAGCACCCAGGCTGCGTTGCAGCATCACGGCATCATTATCGTGCCACTCGGCTATGCCTATCAGGACCAGATGGGTGTGGACATGATCCGGGGCGGCTCGCCCTACGGCATGACAACGGTTACGCTTTCGGATGGATCGCGCATGCCCAGCGACCAAGAACTCGACGGCGCCGCCTGGCAGGGGCGCCATCTGGCCCGCATCGCCAAACGCCTCCACGGCTGA